The following nucleotide sequence is from Flavimarina sp. Hel_I_48.
CATAAAAATCCTGTAGGTTGAATGGTTTTGTCACAGAATCATTAAAGCCACATTCCTGAAGACGTTCTTTCATAGTGTGAATCTCTGAAGCCGTAAGGGCAATAATAGGGGTTGATGAATCAAATTTCCTCAGCGCAATTACTGTTTCAAATCCATCCATCTCCGGCATTTGTAAATCCATTAAGATAAGATCAAACACATCGTTCAGCATGAGCTGAATGGCCTCTTTGCCTCCTGCAGCGGTCATAACTACCACATGTTTTTGCTCTAGTAAGCGCTGTGTTACGATTCTATTGACTTTATTATCATCCACAATCAATATTTTTGAGGAATGCAGCGTTTTGTCAAGTTCCAGACTATTTCCTAATAGTCGTAAATTTTCATTTTCAAAATCCTGAGGATGAGCTTCTTGCAGACATATATCAAAACTAAATGTACTACCTTTACCGAGCTCACTTTCTACGGAAATTTCAGAGTTCATTTTCCTTAGTATTTTTTGTACGATGGGCAAACCTAACCCTGTTCCCATCTTTCGCTCTATTCCTGGACTTTCTATCTGATTAAATTCTTTAAAAATTGATTTTAAGCTACTTTTTGGTATTCCGTGGCCGGTGTCCTCAACGTCAAAGTGCAATTTGCGCATGGAACCTTCTAGATATGCACAGGAAAGTCTAATATAAATATCCCCATCTACGGTAAATTTAATAGCATTACTGATTAGATTTATTAAGACCTGAGCAATGCGACGACTATCACCAATAAATATTTTGGGATAATCGCCCTCGGGAATATAATGTATCTTATTACTGTTCTTGAGTTGAGACTTCTCAAAGGATTTTATGATTTCACGTACAAACAAATCGATCTCAAACGGATGTTCGTGAAACTCAAAAGAATTATCGTCAAGCTTAGAAAGTTCTAAAAGGTCATTTATGATCTCAAGCAGATGAAGTGCACTAAATTTCAGGGAATCAAATTCTTCATGAAAGCCGTCAGCCGCCTTCGAATTTTGTAACACATTTACCATACCCGTAACGCCATAGAGTGGAGTTCTCATTTCATGGCTGACAGTAGAAAAAAACTCGCTTTTAGCCAAAACACTATCTTCGGCTAACTCTTTAGCAGCTTTTAGCTCTGTATTTTTGTATTTTAAGTCTTTTATCAGGGACTTCCGCATACGAGTACTGATATACATATAAATAATAAAA
It contains:
- a CDS encoding response regulator, which encodes MDSILLQAEKATDELRNEAAITKAAQLIDRAKINNEYNYLFYGYDLLGQNHLYLKDTSVAGEYTSKALDYALKSKNDTLIVTAFKNRAAWLGLSEKSRGEAIKMYQSALKIARKSVRDHIAAPALDLASLYHKMAKYELMPRNLREAEENLQGLKYDVTKEEIQLNILWGDYFKEENGNNLVAEYYNISYNLIKNRNDPALALDFYPRYAQFLNSIDSSQVAYKIQVEYQKIKDDLENERREEEVQKAMAAAGADELRRQRNEAELREMLVDEKLQRKNTQYTLMFILTVLMLFFIIYMYISTRMRKSLIKDLKYKNTELKAAKELAEDSVLAKSEFFSTVSHEMRTPLYGVTGMVNVLQNSKAADGFHEEFDSLKFSALHLLEIINDLLELSKLDDNSFEFHEHPFEIDLFVREIIKSFEKSQLKNSNKIHYIPEGDYPKIFIGDSRRIAQVLINLISNAIKFTVDGDIYIRLSCAYLEGSMRKLHFDVEDTGHGIPKSSLKSIFKEFNQIESPGIERKMGTGLGLPIVQKILRKMNSEISVESELGKGSTFSFDICLQEAHPQDFENENLRLLGNSLELDKTLHSSKILIVDDNKVNRIVTQRLLEQKHVVVMTAAGGKEAIQLMLNDVFDLILMDLQMPEMDGFETVIALRKFDSSTPIIALTASEIHTMKERLQECGFNDSVTKPFNLQDFYALIAKNLSSEPRIPIS